From Patescibacteria group bacterium, a single genomic window includes:
- the cysS gene encoding cysteine--tRNA ligase, which produces MSKLIFYNTLSRKKEEFEPLKDDFVRMYDCGPTVYMYAHIGNMWRYIMSDLIRRVLEYNGYTVKQVMNITDVGHLTDDDLAADSGEDKIEKAAREEKKTPEEIADFYTNAFLRDLERLNIQQPHVMPKATEHVGEMIELIRTLEEKNYTYKAGRYLVFDISKFAEYGKLSGKNLEELRAGARLEPVPGKKNPFDFALWIVDENHLQKWKSPWGTGYPGWHIECSAMSMAYLGEQLDIHTGGQDNIFPHHENEIAQSEAATGKKFVQTWLHAAFLQVEGGKMSKSEGNLYTIGDLVERGYDPLTFRYLCLTARYRHPLNFTWEALDSAQSALTRLRQKLRRSANVEESYQLTEPLVEKQDYYQQQFLQAVNDDLNMPKALSVVWEVVKEGERDSAFQSVARKLVSDFDHVLGLGLGNVEVTHVPEEVEKLVKKREQLRKAGEYNEADKVREKIRKLGFSVEDTPEGSRIQKLL; this is translated from the coding sequence ATGTCTAAGCTGATTTTTTACAATACATTATCTCGAAAAAAGGAAGAGTTTGAACCTTTGAAAGACGACTTTGTACGAATGTATGACTGTGGACCTACAGTTTATATGTATGCTCACATTGGAAACATGTGGCGGTATATTATGTCGGATTTGATTCGGCGCGTTTTGGAATACAATGGTTATACTGTTAAGCAAGTAATGAATATTACTGATGTAGGTCACTTGACCGATGATGATTTGGCTGCGGATAGTGGTGAGGATAAGATTGAAAAGGCAGCACGAGAAGAGAAAAAGACTCCTGAGGAAATAGCGGATTTTTATACCAACGCCTTTTTAAGAGATTTAGAAAGACTTAATATACAACAGCCACACGTAATGCCTAAGGCAACAGAGCATGTTGGAGAGATGATTGAGCTTATCAGGACCCTGGAAGAAAAGAATTATACATACAAGGCTGGTAGGTATCTGGTCTTTGACATTTCAAAATTTGCAGAATATGGGAAGCTTTCGGGGAAGAATTTGGAGGAGCTTCGTGCTGGTGCGCGGCTTGAACCAGTACCGGGGAAGAAGAACCCTTTTGACTTTGCATTATGGATAGTGGATGAAAATCATCTCCAGAAGTGGAAATCACCGTGGGGTACGGGTTATCCTGGTTGGCATATTGAGTGTAGTGCAATGAGTATGGCGTACTTGGGTGAACAGTTGGATATCCATACTGGGGGCCAAGATAATATCTTTCCCCACCATGAAAATGAAATTGCCCAAAGCGAAGCTGCAACAGGAAAGAAATTTGTTCAAACTTGGTTACACGCAGCTTTTTTGCAGGTTGAGGGTGGAAAGATGAGTAAGTCAGAAGGAAACCTTTATACTATTGGTGATTTGGTGGAAAGAGGATACGACCCCTTAACCTTTCGGTATCTTTGTCTTACAGCTCGTTATCGACATCCTCTAAACTTTACTTGGGAGGCATTAGACTCGGCCCAGAGCGCCTTGACGCGCCTCCGCCAAAAATTAAGGAGAAGTGCCAATGTCGAGGAAAGTTACCAATTGACAGAACCTTTGGTTGAAAAGCAGGATTATTATCAACAACAGTTTCTTCAAGCAGTAAATGATGATTTAAATATGCCAAAAGCGCTGTCTGTGGTGTGGGAAGTTGTCAAAGAGGGAGAAAGAGACTCTGCTTTTCAATCTGTAGCCCGCAAGCTTGTTTCGGATTTTGATCATGTTCTGGGCTTAGGTCTAGGAAATGTGGAAGTTACACATGTTCCTGAGGAAGTGGAAAAGTTAGTTAAAAAACGTGAGCAGCTTCGAAAAGCTGGTGAATACAATGAAGCAGATAAGGTTCGAGAAAAGATAAGAAAATTAGGGTTTTCTGTTGAAGATACTCCGGAAGGCTCCCGAATTCAAAAATTATTATAG
- the dnaX gene encoding DNA polymerase III subunit gamma/tau, whose product MFYTKYRPQKFEELVGLEAVKNSLLKSLSKRRVGHAYLFAGPRGTGKTTTARLLAKAVNCEKAGEKNWSGEPCGECASCKAIAANKFMDLIEIDAASNRRISDVRRLRDRVKLAPTQGRKKVYVVDEVHMLTREAFNALLKTLEEPPQHAIFILATTEPKRVPATIRSRCQIFEFKRAREDQVVDLLKMICEKEGVSLPENDLRKIARAARGAYRDAETILEQVIVGGESVDAVVGGSRNLDIPSFVDFLIESDKEAALVFLNKYYESGGDLEFFYSNLLDYLRDLLLINAEVGEELVEASEEEFGKMCEQAKSLTVARNRELINEITQSEKYLSVSPIPTLGLELVVVSFLENSESKSSQNSKEKAPNSGNTASEGNKNEKDGNATAESAYVKSRCVQNLRKVKENWKQVLNSVKPYNHSLGALLRSVRPKSYDGEVLVLEAFYSFHKDKLNSTKNKTLIEKVIEDVIRVPVRVECVLGSEDSFASVSDNSSEGGNKAEEEKGSEGSEESSPQDKKKSGGKGNVSDHKSLEKYDEEAAKIFSDDLV is encoded by the coding sequence ATGTTTTATACTAAGTATCGCCCACAGAAATTTGAAGAGCTAGTTGGCTTGGAGGCGGTTAAGAATTCTCTTTTAAAATCCCTTTCTAAGCGGAGAGTAGGGCATGCATATCTCTTCGCAGGCCCTCGGGGAACAGGTAAGACAACCACGGCTAGACTGCTGGCTAAAGCAGTTAATTGTGAGAAAGCTGGTGAGAAAAATTGGTCTGGCGAGCCTTGTGGAGAGTGCGCTTCTTGTAAAGCAATTGCGGCAAACAAGTTTATGGATCTAATTGAGATTGACGCTGCTTCCAACAGGAGGATTTCAGATGTTAGAAGATTGCGGGATAGAGTTAAGTTGGCACCTACCCAGGGTCGGAAGAAAGTTTATGTGGTAGATGAGGTTCATATGCTTACTCGGGAAGCTTTTAATGCGCTTTTAAAAACTCTAGAGGAGCCTCCGCAGCATGCTATCTTTATTTTGGCTACTACTGAGCCAAAGCGGGTTCCAGCAACTATTAGGTCCCGTTGTCAAATTTTCGAATTTAAGCGTGCTCGAGAAGATCAGGTTGTGGATTTGTTGAAAATGATTTGTGAGAAAGAAGGAGTATCTTTGCCAGAAAATGATTTAAGAAAAATAGCACGGGCTGCGCGCGGGGCGTATCGAGATGCAGAGACAATTTTGGAGCAGGTTATTGTTGGAGGAGAAAGTGTTGATGCCGTGGTTGGGGGGAGCCGAAACTTGGATATCCCATCTTTTGTAGATTTTTTGATAGAGAGTGACAAAGAAGCTGCATTGGTTTTTCTAAATAAATATTACGAAAGTGGGGGAGACCTTGAGTTTTTCTATAGCAACCTTTTGGATTATTTGCGAGATCTTTTGCTTATTAATGCCGAGGTTGGAGAGGAGCTGGTGGAAGCTTCAGAAGAGGAATTTGGAAAAATGTGTGAACAGGCAAAGTCCTTGACGGTAGCGAGAAATAGGGAATTGATTAATGAAATTACTCAGTCTGAGAAATACCTTTCAGTCTCTCCTATTCCTACTCTAGGTCTTGAGTTGGTAGTTGTAAGTTTTTTAGAAAATAGCGAGAGCAAGTCTTCTCAAAATAGTAAGGAAAAGGCTCCTAATTCGGGAAATACAGCTTCTGAGGGAAATAAGAATGAGAAAGATGGGAACGCTACTGCTGAAAGTGCTTATGTTAAGAGTAGGTGTGTGCAGAACTTAAGAAAGGTGAAGGAAAATTGGAAGCAAGTTTTAAATTCAGTAAAGCCTTATAACCACTCTCTTGGTGCACTACTGAGATCTGTCCGGCCCAAATCTTACGATGGCGAAGTTTTGGTACTAGAAGCTTTTTACTCTTTTCATAAGGATAAGTTAAATTCAACTAAGAATAAAACGCTTATTGAAAAAGTGATAGAAGATGTTATTAGAGTTCCTGTGCGAGTGGAGTGTGTTTTGGGCTCGGAGGATTCTTTTGCTTCTGTTTCGGATAATAGTAGTGAAGGAGGTAATAAAGCGGAAGAGGAAAAAGGTAGTGAGGGATCTGAGGAGAGCTCTCCGCAGGACAAAAAAAAGAGTGGGGGGAAGGGGAATGTCTCGGATCATAAGAGCTTGGAAAAATATGATGAGGAAGCAGCTAAGATTTTTAGTGATGACTTAGTTTAA
- the ssb gene encoding single-stranded DNA-binding protein: MGARSENLAVIIGNLTRDPEVRDTSGGHTVAGFGVATNREWVTSDGQKKEDTQLHEVVAWDGLAKVCEQFLVKGSKVYVRGRLQTRSWEDESGQRHYKTEIVADKVVVLDSRKPSGRKEEATEDVEVEEGSEAEDVDEDIVEEVEEE, encoded by the coding sequence ATGGGAGCACGATCTGAAAACTTAGCAGTAATTATTGGTAATTTAACGCGCGACCCGGAGGTTCGTGATACATCTGGCGGTCATACAGTGGCTGGTTTTGGTGTGGCTACTAACCGAGAGTGGGTAACTTCTGATGGGCAGAAGAAGGAGGATACGCAGCTTCACGAAGTGGTAGCGTGGGATGGTTTAGCCAAGGTGTGTGAACAGTTCTTGGTTAAGGGTAGTAAGGTATATGTGCGTGGGCGCCTTCAAACTCGATCTTGGGAGGATGAAAGTGGGCAACGCCACTATAAGACTGAGATTGTTGCTGACAAAGTTGTAGTGTTGGATAGTCGGAAGCCATCTGGCAGGAAGGAAGAGGCAACGGAAGATGTGGAAGTTGAGGAAGGTTCGGAAGCAGAGGATGTTGATGAGGATATTGTCGAGGAGGTAGAAGAAGAGTAA
- the rpsF gene encoding 30S ribosomal protein S6 has protein sequence MSTYELLFILKPDFAESELEGVLEQIRDVVEKSRGEVIEEDSWGKRSLAYNIKGFQEGYYFVWQISVPETDVAYLKKTLGMNDDLIRFMLVK, from the coding sequence ATGTCTACTTATGAATTGCTTTTTATTTTGAAACCAGATTTTGCTGAGTCTGAGTTAGAAGGAGTTTTGGAACAGATTCGGGATGTTGTGGAAAAGAGTAGGGGAGAGGTAATTGAGGAAGACTCTTGGGGAAAGCGATCTTTGGCTTATAATATAAAGGGGTTTCAGGAAGGCTATTATTTTGTTTGGCAAATTTCTGTGCCTGAAACAGATGTAGCTTATTTGAAAAAGACCTTAGGAATGAACGATGACCTTATAAGATTTATGCTTGTTAAGTAG
- the ybeY gene encoding rRNA maturation RNase YbeY: MSKFKISFALVDDNKMKELNEKYRDQEGVTDVLSFEIKEATEDGIFLLGEVVVDKEKAEEQAKEIGKEVEEEVADLIRHGVLHLLGKHHD; this comes from the coding sequence ATGTCTAAGTTTAAAATCTCCTTTGCTCTGGTGGATGATAATAAAATGAAAGAGCTTAATGAAAAATATCGTGACCAAGAAGGGGTAACTGATGTGCTTTCTTTTGAAATAAAAGAGGCTACAGAAGACGGCATCTTTCTCTTGGGTGAGGTTGTTGTTGATAAAGAGAAAGCAGAAGAGCAGGCAAAAGAAATAGGAAAAGAGGTTGAGGAAGAAGTAGCTGATTTGATTCGGCACGGCGTTTTGCATCTTCTGGGTAAGCATCATGATTAG
- a CDS encoding recombination mediator RecR — protein MEIPKPVQNLINALQRLPGIGPKTAKRLTFYLLYVPEEEVDLLAEALFELRKKTVLCEICFSVDEESPCKICRSSGRDKSTICVVESPLDVLAVEGTTDYKGLYHVLHGVISPVNNIGPEDLKINELVDRVKNSPQHLPAGKAGSPAPGASPAAADESESDERISEVIIATNPSMEGESTAMYIKEQLESLNIKITRIAKGLPVGGDLEYADQVTLSHAFEGRTEF, from the coding sequence ATGGAAATACCAAAACCAGTACAAAATTTAATAAACGCATTGCAAAGGCTTCCTGGTATAGGACCAAAGACAGCAAAAAGGCTGACTTTTTATCTTCTTTATGTTCCTGAAGAAGAAGTGGACTTGTTAGCTGAGGCATTGTTTGAGTTGCGAAAGAAGACTGTTCTTTGTGAAATTTGTTTTAGTGTTGATGAGGAGAGCCCATGTAAAATTTGCCGCTCTTCGGGTAGGGACAAATCAACTATATGTGTAGTTGAAAGCCCGTTGGATGTTTTGGCGGTAGAGGGTACTACTGATTATAAAGGTCTCTATCATGTTCTACATGGTGTTATTTCGCCTGTTAATAATATTGGTCCTGAAGATTTGAAGATTAATGAATTGGTGGACCGCGTGAAAAATAGCCCGCAGCACCTGCCTGCCGGCAAGGCAGGTTCCCCAGCCCCTGGGGCTTCTCCTGCTGCGGCCGATGAATCGGAAAGCGATGAGCGGATTTCCGAGGTAATTATTGCTACTAACCCATCGATGGAGGGGGAATCAACAGCAATGTATATAAAAGAGCAGTTAGAGTCGCTGAATATAAAGATTACTCGAATTGCTAAAGGTTTGCCGGTAGGAGGGGATTTAGAATATGCTGACCAGGTAACACTTTCCCACGCTTTTGAGGGACGCACAGAATTTTAG
- the pth gene encoding aminoacyl-tRNA hydrolase, translating into MSKLVVGLGNPGEEYKNTRHNAGFLVIDLLRSVRSICRDFSSLEKTSTDFAVMYKCDDVFLLKPQTGMNSSGEAVAEIVREKSIDLDNLLVIHDDLDLGLGDYKLQKYRGAAGHNGVQSIIGSLGTKNFWRLRLGIGLPSQGIDAADYVLALFSDKELNMVKSLTENELVAVIKEWIED; encoded by the coding sequence ATGTCAAAATTAGTTGTTGGCCTTGGAAATCCCGGCGAAGAGTATAAAAATACCCGCCATAATGCGGGCTTTTTAGTTATAGATTTGCTAAGGTCTGTTAGAAGTATTTGTAGGGATTTCTCTAGTCTTGAAAAGACAAGTACAGATTTTGCAGTCATGTATAAGTGTGATGATGTGTTCTTACTTAAGCCCCAGACTGGGATGAATTCTTCGGGAGAAGCGGTAGCAGAAATTGTTAGAGAAAAAAGCATTGACCTCGACAACTTATTGGTAATTCATGATGACTTGGACCTTGGTCTAGGTGATTACAAGCTTCAAAAGTATCGTGGTGCAGCGGGGCATAATGGGGTTCAGTCTATCATTGGCTCCCTGGGTACGAAGAATTTTTGGCGCTTGCGATTAGGGATTGGTCTACCTTCGCAAGGGATTGATGCTGCAGACTATGTATTGGCACTGTTTAGTGATAAAGAATTGAATATGGTCAAGAGTTTAACTGAAAATGAGTTGGTAGCTGTTATTAAGGAGTGGATTGAGGATTAG
- a CDS encoding S41 family peptidase: MSSKYRRLVFLSLVFSLFTFWVGHCLGSGKFNQVRNTWLDSVVSLSRQNESVGRSRADLDLFWKVWDLLYKYHLNRNELVTQDLIYGAISGLTKATGDPYTAFLTPTENEAVKAGIDGEYEGIGAELGMREGQLLIISPLEGSPAEAAGVRAGDRILEIDGKDTSDLTLSEAVAKIRGKAGTEVVLTLLGEDEEEAREVSIVRGTIELESVKWRQEESGIYYVRVSRFGEKTVSEWDSAIREISSQANLRGLVLDLRNNPGGVLTASIEIASDFIDNGVIIKEQFAEGPETDFTSTRAARLAGVPVVVLVNRGSASASEILAVALKYHQGAVLVGRQTFGKGTVQDARDLDDGSGVHITVARWLTPNGTCVEGEGLSPDFEIEIEEQDIEQDRDPHLEKAKQLLRE, from the coding sequence ATGTCTTCTAAATACCGTAGATTAGTTTTCCTTTCTTTAGTTTTTTCCCTTTTTACCTTTTGGGTTGGTCATTGCCTTGGTTCTGGTAAATTTAACCAGGTAAGAAACACGTGGCTAGATAGTGTTGTTAGCCTTTCTAGGCAGAATGAAAGCGTAGGTAGGAGTCGTGCCGACCTTGATTTGTTTTGGAAAGTTTGGGATCTCCTTTACAAGTATCACTTGAATCGGAATGAGTTAGTTACCCAGGATCTAATTTACGGAGCAATTTCCGGCTTGACAAAAGCTACAGGTGATCCGTACACAGCCTTTTTAACTCCGACAGAAAATGAGGCAGTTAAGGCAGGTATTGATGGTGAATATGAGGGTATTGGTGCTGAACTGGGTATGCGTGAGGGTCAGCTTCTTATAATCTCTCCTCTTGAGGGATCTCCTGCTGAGGCTGCTGGGGTTAGGGCAGGAGACAGGATTTTGGAAATTGATGGAAAGGATACAAGCGATCTTACGCTGTCGGAGGCTGTGGCAAAGATTAGGGGAAAGGCAGGTACAGAGGTGGTGCTGACTTTATTGGGAGAAGATGAGGAAGAGGCTCGCGAGGTTTCTATTGTAAGAGGAACTATTGAGCTTGAAAGCGTTAAGTGGCGTCAGGAGGAAAGTGGTATATATTATGTTCGGGTATCAAGATTTGGTGAAAAAACCGTATCTGAGTGGGATTCTGCAATAAGGGAAATTAGTTCTCAGGCAAATCTCAGAGGTTTGGTATTGGATTTAAGGAACAATCCGGGGGGTGTTCTTACTGCTTCCATAGAAATAGCATCAGATTTTATTGATAATGGTGTTATAATTAAAGAGCAGTTTGCAGAAGGTCCAGAAACAGATTTTACTAGTACTAGAGCAGCAAGGCTTGCTGGTGTTCCAGTAGTGGTGTTGGTAAATCGCGGTTCGGCATCTGCTTCAGAAATTTTGGCAGTTGCTTTGAAGTATCACCAAGGAGCTGTATTAGTAGGTAGGCAAACTTTTGGTAAAGGGACAGTGCAAGATGCGCGTGACTTAGATGATGGTTCAGGTGTTCATATAACTGTAGCTAGATGGCTAACTCCCAACGGTACTTGTGTAGAAGGGGAGGGTTTAAGTCCTGATTTTGAAATTGAAATTGAAGAACAAGATATAGAGCAGGACCGAGACCCCCATCTAGAGAAAGCAAAGCAACTGTTGCGGGAATAA
- a CDS encoding GatB/YqeY domain-containing protein: MSLTSRIKENLRKAIKEEASLKVSVLRMLSAALHNAEIASRGELSEEEEIEVISKEAKKRKESIEAYREGGREDLASKEEKELEIIEGYLPTQLSEQEIRDIIRKSIEDLGAVDSADLGKVMGAVMPKVKGRAEGSKVRELVVDILEG, translated from the coding sequence ATGAGCTTAACTTCTCGTATAAAAGAAAATTTAAGAAAAGCAATTAAGGAAGAAGCTTCTTTAAAAGTTTCAGTTCTCCGTATGCTTTCGGCAGCCTTGCATAATGCTGAAATTGCAAGTAGGGGAGAGTTGTCGGAGGAAGAAGAGATTGAGGTAATTTCAAAGGAAGCTAAGAAGCGGAAAGAGTCAATAGAAGCTTACAGGGAAGGTGGGAGGGAAGACCTCGCTAGTAAGGAGGAGAAAGAACTAGAAATCATTGAGGGCTATCTTCCTACACAGCTTTCCGAGCAGGAGATTCGAGATATTATTAGGAAAAGTATAGAGGATTTAGGTGCTGTGGACTCAGCTGATCTGGGTAAGGTAATGGGAGCAGTAATGCCAAAGGTAAAAGGTAGGGCGGAGGGAAGCAAGGTTAGGGAGCTTGTTGTGGATATTTTAGAAGGTTGA
- the rpsR gene encoding 30S ribosomal protein S18, giving the protein MPRKRSNKKKNYHKGPCFYCQSGRDVDYKDVLHLKRFLTRRGKIRPREQTGLCARHQREIATAIKRAREAALISYVNR; this is encoded by the coding sequence ATGCCGAGAAAAAGATCCAATAAAAAAAAGAATTATCATAAAGGACCCTGTTTTTATTGTCAAAGTGGTAGGGATGTTGATTATAAAGATGTGTTGCACCTGAAACGGTTTTTGACACGTCGGGGGAAGATTCGTCCACGAGAGCAAACAGGTCTTTGTGCAAGGCACCAGCGCGAAATAGCCACTGCTATCAAACGTGCGCGGGAGGCAGCACTTATTTCTTATGTTAATAGGTAG
- the ychF gene encoding redox-regulated ATPase YchF — protein sequence MDVSVGIVGLPNAGKSTLFNALLGRSVANTAPYAFCTIEPNVGVVEVKDEHLDQLAEVLNPKEKIPAAIEFVDIAGLVKGAHEGEGLGNEFLSHIRNVDVVLHLVRAFEGEGVERVGGADPAEDLQTVNTELLLKDLERISKFQIQSAGRRTKFQKGNVNKRETIKKRAVEKVSKVLEEGRLAVEAKLTEEEEEAIEDLNLLTMKPQLVVANIDEAAAGEAPGASADLPAGKAGLAPEAEECGSLSSAIPICAKLEEDLADFTPEERKEYLEGVCISESALDKVIRGCYNLLELITFYTVKGGEIVRAWPIKKGSSVLRAAEIVHSDFAENFIRAEVVQVQELIEAGSWLAAKEQGIIDVRGRDYIVHDSDVVEFKI from the coding sequence ATGGATGTATCTGTAGGAATTGTAGGGCTTCCTAATGCTGGAAAATCAACACTTTTTAATGCTCTTCTTGGTCGTAGTGTGGCTAATACCGCTCCATACGCGTTTTGTACGATTGAGCCGAACGTGGGGGTGGTGGAAGTAAAAGACGAGCATTTAGACCAGCTTGCAGAAGTTTTAAATCCAAAAGAAAAAATACCTGCTGCTATTGAGTTTGTGGATATAGCTGGCTTGGTCAAAGGTGCACATGAGGGTGAGGGTCTGGGCAATGAATTTCTTTCTCATATCAGAAATGTGGATGTTGTGTTGCATTTGGTTCGTGCTTTTGAAGGCGAGGGTGTGGAAAGGGTAGGTGGTGCTGATCCTGCGGAGGATTTGCAAACAGTTAATACGGAGTTGTTGCTCAAAGATTTAGAGAGGATTTCGAAATTCCAAATCCAATCCGCCGGCCGGCGGACCAAGTTCCAAAAAGGAAATGTAAATAAGAGAGAAACAATAAAAAAGAGGGCGGTTGAGAAGGTGTCAAAGGTTTTGGAGGAGGGGAGATTGGCTGTGGAAGCAAAGCTTACAGAAGAAGAGGAAGAGGCGATAGAGGATTTGAATTTATTAACTATGAAGCCGCAGTTGGTGGTGGCCAATATAGACGAGGCTGCTGCAGGAGAAGCCCCAGGGGCTTCTGCGGACCTGCCTGCCGGCAAGGCAGGTCTAGCTCCTGAGGCTGAGGAATGCGGTAGCCTATCTTCGGCCATCCCCATTTGTGCCAAGTTGGAAGAGGATTTAGCGGATTTTACGCCGGAAGAAAGGAAAGAGTACTTAGAGGGGGTTTGTATTTCGGAGTCTGCTTTGGATAAGGTAATCCGCGGCTGCTATAATCTTTTGGAATTGATTACTTTCTACACTGTTAAGGGAGGGGAGATTGTTCGTGCTTGGCCAATTAAGAAGGGTTCTTCTGTTTTGCGGGCAGCTGAAATTGTGCATAGTGATTTTGCCGAGAATTTTATCCGGGCAGAAGTTGTTCAAGTCCAAGAGCTGATTGAGGCTGGTTCGTGGTTAGCTGCAAAGGAACAGGGAATTATTGATGTGCGTGGGAGAGATTATATTGTCCACGATAGTGATGTGGTTGAGTTTAAGATTTGA
- a CDS encoding C39 family peptidase gives MKKILLILIILPLFVLGAFSFLFLREDPPLEEKFVQNVREGTKLVQESDVQKVQEEEQSATGSSGISVRSPGEKVLLDSPKHVYQSFNNCGPATLSMILSWYGVDASQAEIGDKMRPYQNPEGDNDDKTIFTHEFVDWAEEYGLGAVNRVNGDIEMLKKLTANGFPVVVKTWLYANDDIGHFRLVRGYNDSAQKIIQDDSYQGPDRRISYYDFLLLWQPFNYNYIVVYQKEDEELLREILGEEFREGAAWENALRRAQKEAKLSPENVYPQFNLSTSSFHLGKYEQAVQAFEEVQEDLPRRMLWYQIEPIKAYTELGDYEKVFDITDEILENGNRAFSELYQLRGEIYLEQGEEAKTREQFELAVKYNENWSKPKEYLRQLN, from the coding sequence ATGAAAAAAATTTTGCTGATTCTGATAATTTTACCGCTTTTTGTCTTGGGGGCGTTTTCATTCTTATTTTTGCGTGAAGACCCGCCCCTAGAGGAGAAATTTGTGCAAAATGTACGCGAGGGGACTAAGCTAGTGCAGGAATCAGATGTCCAGAAAGTTCAGGAGGAAGAGCAAAGTGCAACAGGCTCTTCGGGCATTAGTGTTAGGTCTCCCGGAGAAAAAGTATTGTTAGATTCTCCTAAGCATGTGTATCAATCTTTTAATAATTGCGGTCCTGCAACCCTTTCTATGATTTTATCTTGGTACGGCGTGGATGCTTCTCAGGCTGAGATTGGCGATAAGATGAGGCCATATCAAAATCCGGAAGGGGATAATGATGATAAAACTATTTTTACCCACGAATTTGTAGATTGGGCGGAGGAGTATGGTCTTGGAGCTGTTAACAGGGTAAATGGTGACATTGAAATGCTTAAAAAATTAACAGCAAACGGCTTTCCAGTAGTAGTAAAAACTTGGCTTTATGCTAATGATGATATTGGTCATTTTAGACTCGTTCGCGGTTACAATGACTCTGCCCAAAAGATAATTCAGGATGATTCTTATCAGGGACCAGACCGAAGAATTTCTTATTATGATTTCTTGTTACTGTGGCAACCTTTTAATTATAACTATATAGTAGTTTATCAAAAGGAAGATGAAGAATTACTAAGGGAAATTTTAGGTGAGGAATTTAGGGAAGGGGCAGCCTGGGAAAATGCATTGAGGCGAGCGCAAAAGGAGGCAAAGCTTTCTCCAGAGAATGTTTATCCTCAATTCAATCTATCTACTAGTTCTTTTCATTTAGGCAAATATGAACAGGCTGTTCAAGCTTTTGAAGAGGTGCAAGAAGATTTGCCCCGCCGAATGCTCTGGTATCAGATTGAGCCGATAAAAGCATATACAGAATTGGGTGATTATGAAAAAGTTTTTGATATTACTGATGAAATTTTGGAAAACGGAAACCGCGCTTTTTCTGAGCTTTACCAACTTCGGGGAGAGATATATTTGGAACAAGGTGAAGAGGCTAAGACACGGGAGCAATTTGAACTAGCAGTGAAATATAATGAAAATTGGAGTAAACCTAAGGAGTACTTGCGCCAGTTAAATTGA
- the rpsU gene encoding 30S ribosomal protein S21: MTEVKVREGESIEQALRRFNQKVYDAGIIEELKKREYYRPPSEIKKKKRKELEWRFSQHHK; the protein is encoded by the coding sequence GTGACTGAAGTTAAGGTACGGGAGGGGGAGTCTATTGAGCAAGCGCTTCGCCGCTTTAATCAAAAAGTTTATGATGCCGGGATTATAGAAGAGTTGAAAAAGCGAGAGTATTACAGACCACCGTCAGAGATAAAGAAGAAAAAGAGAAAAGAACTTGAATGGCGATTCTCTCAGCATCATAAATGA